The stretch of DNA ATAATTCCGGGTAGAGTCTCTTCTTTCGTATGCGTATTCCCTCAGAAATTTTCTGACACGCGGTTCATTAGTTTCTAATGGTATGGGAGGATAGCTTCCTGGTTTGCTTGAACCAAAAAAGGACTTTTCAGAACCAAAGTCGAACACCCTGGAAATCGCATTAGATATCGAAGAGGGATTGGAACCGTCCCTTTTCACAATCCCAAAAGAGGACCCGCAACTGGCTAGCGAGACAACTGCTATAGCAACTGAAATGAGCCTCAAGAAGACACAAAAAGATGGTTTCTTCAGGTTGTAGAAAACTTTGTCCGGGATAGCGCCGCAGTTCAAGAACTCCTCCACCGTTTTATTGCCCATTCCAGAAAAGCGTATCGGCGTTCGGGGCCTACAGTCGATTGCGTCCAACCCAAACTCTGACGAATATTATCACATTTATTGAACAAGGTGAAGAATAGAGAGGCTTCGGAGGATAACTATTTAGAATCTGACTGAAAAATCACATTGATTTGCCCGGGGTGGACATCCAGATTCCCGTTATACTCGGTGATAAGATTCCTTAGCGCAATCATGCCTAACCTCGAACGAGCCGGAATCTGCTGAAGAAGATTCCAACCTTCAGATCTACCGGGATCCCACCTGATCGAAACCGAATCCTCCTCTGGGGTCGATCTCAAGCGAATCCCCATTCGCTTGTCATAGTTGGCGTCTTTGCCTCGATGAGAGGATTCTAGGAATTCAACTTGGTTTCTAGCTGAAACGAGACATTGGCCTACTGCGAGATCCAGAATTCCAGACGGAATACTCAAATCCCTAAAGGGTCCTTCTTTTTGAAAATCTACATCAATTCCCCTAGCGATGAATTGCTGCCGCCGGAGTTCATATACTCTTTCAAATGATGTCTTGATATTCCCAGACACACTGCCAGTTGTGGACAAACACGTGTATTTCCTAACACCGCTAATGGCCTCGGAAGCCTTGAAAGCCAAATTTTTTATAGTTACTATCTTGTCTTCAAAAAATTTAGTTTCAGCCTCATCCAAGCCAAGCCTCTGAAATTTAAGTCTAAAAACCTCGCATGTCAGGGATATAGCATTCAAAGGCTGAACGACTTCGTGAGCCATACCCCCGACAAGCTCGGGAAAAACCGTGCAGACCAATAACTCCTCGTCGGATAATTCAACTAGGTCGTCGACAGAAAAAGTCACTATCAATCCTTACCTAGCATATTCTACCGCTCTACTTTCCCGAATAACTACTATCTTGATCTGCCCCGGGTATGAAAGTTCTTTTTCAATTTTTTTCCGTATGTCCCTGGCAAGCAAGGTCAAATGTTCATCCCGAATGTTTGAATTTTCAACAATGATCCTGATCTCCCGGCCAGCCTGGATGGCGAAAGATTTACTGACACCTTTGAAGGAATCCGCAATTCGTTCCAGATCTTCGAGCCTCTTGACATAATTCTCCAGCATTTCGCGTCTTGCCCCAGGTCGGGCTGCGGAAAGCGTATCAGCGGCCTGCACCAGAACGGCAATGGCGCTTGTAGGATCTTCATCACCATGATGAGAAGCGATCGCGTTTACAATCAGAGGGGATTCACCATAACGTCTGGCTATGTCAGCCCCTATAATGGCATGGGCCCCTTCTACTTCATGATCTATCGCTTTCCCAACATCGTGAAGCAATCCTGCTCTTTTTGCTTTTTTCTGGTTGAGCCCAAGTTCGGCAGCCATTATGCCGCAGAGGAACGCTACTTCGATTGAATGCTGGTACACGTTTTGAGCGAACGAAGTCCTGTATTTGAGTTTACCAAGAAGCTTGATGAGTTCAGGATTAATCCCGTGAACACCCACATCGAAACTCGCCTGCTCTCCAGCCTCGACGATGGCGTCCTCCATCTCTTGCGTGACTTTCTTTACTATCTCTTCAATTCTGGCAGGATGGATACGACCATCGTTAACAAGTCGTTCCAGGGCAATTCTGGCTATTTCGCGCCTGATAGAGTTATACCCTGAAAGGATTACCGCCTCAGGGGTGTCATCAATTATAAGGTCTACGCCAGTAGCGGCTTCAATAGCCCTGATATTTCTTCCCTCCCTGCCTATTATTCGCCCCTTCATCTCCTCGTTAGGCAGATTAACCACGGAAACGGTCCTTTCAGCCACAAAATCAGCCGCATATCTACCTATGGCTGTTGAGACGATTTCTTTAGCTTTTTTATCCGATTGAGCCTGAGTCTCTTCTTCAATTTGCCTTATGATTCTGGCGCTCTCCATGCGGGTTTCATCTTCAACTTTTTTGAGAAGCATTTCACGCGCTTCGGCTGTTGACAGGCCAGCCAGAGTCTCAAGCTTATCCTGCTGTTTCTTTACAAGATTTTCTGCTTCACGTTCCTTGTCTTTTATTCGCTTTTGACTAGAATCAATTTCTCTCTCATGCTTGGTAAGCTGAACGTCCTTTTGTTCAAGTTGAGTGGCCTTTCTTTCAAGATTTTCATCTTTTTTGAGAAGTCGAGCCTCTCTAGCCGAAAGTTCAGACCGTCTTTCTTTGATTTCATTTTCGAGTTCCGCTCTGGCCTGGAACAATTGGTCCTTGGTCTGGAGCAGAGCTTCTTTCTTAATTGTTTCCGCTTCTTTTTGGGCGTTCTTGACTATTTGATCTGCATTTGACCTAGCTGATTCAATACGTCTTTTATCAAGAACTCTCGCGACCGCATACCCTGCCCCGAGACCCAAAATTATCGCTGAAAAAGCAAACACATAAACAAAAAAGGGAATCGAACCCACAACCCCCTCCGTATAATTTTATTTGGCGGGACGTTAAGGCGGAGAAGCTGACTAAGATGAGGGACTCATTCTGTTAAATGTCCAAGGGTTATAGTATTAGGCCGATAATCACTAATTTCAATTCTATATGTAGAACCCTGAACTACCATCCAGAGGCTTCAGCGCACATCCCGGTTGTTGGGTGTAAAACAAAATACAGGTTACTTTTGGTTGTATCCCCCGCAATCAGCCGTTGAAATAGAACTTTTGAACCTGGTTTCCCAGGTGGGATCCTGACGATTGTTTCAGGCTACCTACTTCGATGGCAGGCATGCTCACCACAATCGGGTACGGTTCCCAATTTTCGAGTGTTGGCTCAAAAATTTTCTATTTCTCACGAACTGCGCAGGGGAATCTTGACATCGGTCTCTTCAAGATCACAGGGAGTTAAGAGACCGTTTTGTTCTTCCTCCACTTTCTCGATTCCATCCTGAATCGTCTGCCTGCACTGGAAAAACTCATCAGTTACATTTAGCAAAGTAAGCACAGCGAGATCAAATGTAGTTACAACCTTTGATTTTTCCTTGATCTCTTCGGACCGAGCGTTGATAAAATCAACAAGCTTTTCTACATACTCTCCGGCCCCGTGACCGCGAACATTATATTGCCGGCCGAAGAGGGTCACTTTTACCGCTTGAAAGTCTTGGTCGTTTTCTGACTCGGAAAATCTTGAAACCACTCCTTGCCCTTGTTTCAGGTAAAAGCCTCCAACTACTCGAAATTCGTCTCTGACCACCCTTTGCCGTTTTTCATCTCGATCCACAAATCATTCAAAACTGCCTCAGAATCTAATTTAATTATATTTTATTAAGTGTTGGTGTCAAGCTATATCTGGACGGAAAACACCTGTTCAGGCTATGGTTTGTCCGCGTAACTAATAGATGTTATTTGTTAAATGGCTCGTCCAACAAAGACTTGCGTGTTGTTTCACTTCACAACCCCGGGTCCATTCCGACAAATGCGCAGGTCTCCCTGAGCTTTTCAATTTTTCTATGAAATGTGTTTCTACTTAGCCCCAAGCTGCGCGCGGCCCTGAGTTTGTTTCCTTGACTCCTCTCCAGCGCCTTTATGATAAGTCTTTTCTCGACCTCTCCCATTATGAGAGGATGAATTCCTTCCACATTATTGTCAACAAGATACTCGACCAACGAATCTAACGAATCTCCGATGCTCGTTTTCCAGAGGTCTCCAGAGCCTTGGTCATCGCTGGACTTTTCCGATCCAGCGGCAATTGGGCTGGTCGTTCTCTCCCCAAGTTTCATGGAATCCTTACCTTTCCAAAAAAATTTTCTATGAACGCCAGAACTCGTTCAGGGGCGTTCTCTCTGAACACCTGGAATCTGAATTCCGCAGCTCCGGGAATGGCTCTAGAATACCAACCCAAGTGTTTACGCATTTTTTGCACACCCTTCAAAATTCCATCCCACCTGACCTGATCTTCGAAGTGAGCAGCAATTATCTCACTCATGGAGTTTTCGAACTTTCCGACTGTCCAACCAAACATCTTCTCCAATATCTTTCTCGGGAACCAGGGACTTCCGAGAGCCCCCTTCCCTACCATAACACCATCGCATCCTGTTTTCTGTACCATTCTAATGGCGTCTTCAACATTTGACACCCCTCCATTGCCGATAACAGGAATGGACAACCTGTATTTGACCTCTCCTATCAAATCCAGAGATACAGGACCAGTATGGCCACCGGACTTACTTCTGCCATGAGCGATTATGGCGTCGGCGCCTTCATTTTCTGCCACTCTAGCCAATTCTGGAGCGATATTATTCTTTTCATCCCAACCTGTTCTCATTTTAACGGTAAGAGGTATTGATATCGAATTTCTAACGGAACTAATGATTCTGCCAGCCAACCCAAGATCTCGCATAAGGGCCACTCCACCTCCCGATCCTACCACCTGCCTGGCCGGACATCCCATATTGATGTCTACCGCAGACGCTGAGCCCTGATCTTCAATAATTCTTGCGCATTCAGCCATCATTTCCGGGTCCCTGCCAACGATTTGGAAAATAACCGGAACCCTGTGGTCCCTGATGTCCATTGTGGCCAAAATCTTATGAGCCCTTACAACTGCGTCACAACTGATCATCTCCGTCCACAAAGCTGACACGCCGAAGTGTTGAATCATCCTCCTAAATGGGGGATCAGTTATCCCCGCCATTGGAGCCATAAAAACAGCTCCATCCAGGTCTAGATTACCGATCTTCATTTTTGGAATTGGGGCCCTGTCCAAAACGAAGAGGAAAAACTTTTTGTTTCGACCTGGAAACAGCCAA from Desulfomonilaceae bacterium encodes:
- the rny gene encoding ribonuclease Y, with translation MGSIPFFVYVFAFSAIILGLGAGYAVARVLDKRRIESARSNADQIVKNAQKEAETIKKEALLQTKDQLFQARAELENEIKERRSELSAREARLLKKDENLERKATQLEQKDVQLTKHEREIDSSQKRIKDKEREAENLVKKQQDKLETLAGLSTAEAREMLLKKVEDETRMESARIIRQIEEETQAQSDKKAKEIVSTAIGRYAADFVAERTVSVVNLPNEEMKGRIIGREGRNIRAIEAATGVDLIIDDTPEAVILSGYNSIRREIARIALERLVNDGRIHPARIEEIVKKVTQEMEDAIVEAGEQASFDVGVHGINPELIKLLGKLKYRTSFAQNVYQHSIEVAFLCGIMAAELGLNQKKAKRAGLLHDVGKAIDHEVEGAHAIIGADIARRYGESPLIVNAIASHHGDEDPTSAIAVLVQAADTLSAARPGARREMLENYVKRLEDLERIADSFKGVSKSFAIQAGREIRIIVENSNIRDEHLTLLARDIRKKIEKELSYPGQIKIVVIRESRAVEYAR
- a CDS encoding tRNA-dihydrouridine synthase; the protein is MAPMAGITDPPFRRMIQHFGVSALWTEMISCDAVVRAHKILATMDIRDHRVPVIFQIVGRDPEMMAECARIIEDQGSASAVDINMGCPARQVVGSGGGVALMRDLGLAGRIISSVRNSISIPLTVKMRTGWDEKNNIAPELARVAENEGADAIIAHGRSKSGGHTGPVSLDLIGEVKYRLSIPVIGNGGVSNVEDAIRMVQKTGCDGVMVGKGALGSPWFPRKILEKMFGWTVGKFENSMSEIIAAHFEDQVRWDGILKGVQKMRKHLGWYSRAIPGAAEFRFQVFRENAPERVLAFIENFFGKVRIP
- a CDS encoding helix-turn-helix domain-containing protein, which produces MKLGERTTSPIAAGSEKSSDDQGSGDLWKTSIGDSLDSLVEYLVDNNVEGIHPLIMGEVEKRLIIKALERSQGNKLRAARSLGLSRNTFHRKIEKLRETCAFVGMDPGL